The sequence GACAAAATATTTATATCTATAAGATTAGATTTCATAATTAAAGAATTTTTGATTAAGATAATTTTTTAAATCATTTCTAAGTAAATTTAATTCTTTTAAATACTCTTGAGTTGAAGGTTTAGGATATCTATCATTTACAAATCTACCTAAATTTTTCATTCCCCACCAATTTGCCATGTCATCATCAAAAACTTTATAAGCTTTCATATAATTATCCCATTTTTTATCTTCTATTCCTACTCCATCTCCAATGAACCCTCTTCCTCCACCTAAATATCCACAATTCATTATAGTAAAAATAGATTTTCCATTAAGTAGTCCTATATGTCCATCAGAATTAAAGTCGTATGCAAATTTTTTTCCAAAAATTCTTTCCTGATATCCCTTTACTATAGAAGTAGCACTATCGTGCCAGTTAGGGTAAGCAAATATTATATAATCGGCTTTTGTAATAAAATTTTGTTCAATGATTACATCTTCAGGAGTAGCTCCTACCCCATCTTTTTGAGAATAAAACTCATCGGGATGTAAAATAGGGTTAAAATTCATTTTATATAAATCTCTAATCTCTACCTCTATACCATTTTCTTCAAAATATTTCATAGAGGTATATACCATATCAAAAAGTATAGAGTTATCTCTATTATCTCCTACTACAAAGAGAGCTTTTTTCTTATTAGAGTTTGTAAATCCATGAGGTATGTATTTTGAAACATAAGAAGCTGGAACTACTGAAGCAGATGTTATTCCGTCTAATTTTTCTCTCTCTTTTTCTGAAAGAGTAGAACTATAATTATTAGAATTAATTATTTTAATTTCTACTTTCTCTTCTTTATTTATATAGTTGTAAAGTCCAATTACCCCTAAACCTAAAAATCCCATTAAAATTAAACTTTTTAGTTGACTATTCATATTTTCACTTCCTTAAATATTATTTCTTAATTGCTTTCTTTTTTCTTTCCAACTTGGCATATATTTTTCTACAAAATCCCAAAATTCTTTTTGATGATGTGGATATGGAATATGAGATAGTTCATGAAGAATGACATAATCAATTATATCCTTTGACTTTTTATAGAGTTGATGATTAAAGGTTATACTTCTAGAGAGAGTGTTACAAGAACCCCATCTAGTCTTCATATCTCTAAATTTTATCACTTTAGGAGAATATCCTATACTTTTTCCTATCTCCATAGTTCTATTGATAACATAGGGATAAAAGTTATCATATATCCATTGATTGATTAATTTTTTTCTCTTTTCAAAGCTATTCTCTTTAAGAGAGATTATAAAGTTATTATCTTTAATCTCACATCTTTCTTGAGGAGATATTTCTATCTTGATAATATATGGAAATCCAAGATAATAGAATTTATCTCCTTCTTCAAACTTAGTTTCTAACTTTTTCCTCTCTTCTATTAGAGCTATTTTTTCTCTTATCCATTTTTCTTTTTCTTTTAAGAGAGATTCTATATATGAATTTGGAACTTTTATTGGAGCAGATACAAGAACTTCTCCATCACTATTTATTCTGATTGTAATATTTTTCATTTTTTTTCTAGTTATTTTTATCTTCATAGTTTTTATTATATCATATTTCAAAATTATTTTTTATAAAATTGGAGAAATAAAGAGAGTTCTTCATATAAAAAATATATTGAGTTTTTTTGTATTATCTTTTATAATACTATGTGAATAAATAGGATTTAGTAGGAGGTAAGAATGTTACAAAAACATAAAAGGAACTTCTCTATAATAGCTCATATAGATCATGGAAAATCTACAATAGCAGATAGATTATTAGAGTATACTGGTGCTGTTTCTAAAAGAGAGATGAAAGAGCAACTTCTTGATTCAATGGATTTGGAAAGAGAGAAGGGAATAACTATAAAAGCTCAAGCTGTAACTTTATATTATAAGGCAAAAGATGGAATAGAGTATGAATTAAACTTAATTGATACTCCAGGACACGTAGACTTTATCTATGAGGTATCAAGATCATTATCAGCTTGCGAGGGAGCTTTACTAGTAGTAGATGCTGCTCAAGGAGTAGAGGCTCAAACTTTAGCTAACGTATATTTAGCAATAGAGAATAATCTTGAGATAGTACCTGTAATCAATAAAATAGATTTACCAGCAGCTGATCCAGAAAAAGTAAAAGTTGAGATAGAGGATGTTATTGGACTTCCAGCTGATGATGCTGTAATGTGTTCAGGTAAGACAGGAATAGGTATTGAAGATTTATTAGAAGCAATAGTAAAGAGAATACCAGCTCCAAATTATGAAGAGGATGCTCCTTTAAAAGCTTTAATATTCGACTCTAAATTTGATGATTATAGAGGGGTAATCACATATGTAAAAGTTTTAGATGGAAGTATTAAAAAGGGAGATAAAATTAGAATCTGGTCAACAGAGAAAGATTTTGATGTTTTAGAGGTTGGAGTATTTTCTCCTACTATGAAACCTCAAGATGAGCTTTCTTCTGGTTCAGTTGGATATATAATAACAGGAGTTAAAACAATACATGATACAAGAGTAGGAGATACTATCACTCATACAAATAACCCTTGTATATTCCCATTAGAGGGATTTAAACCAGCTCAGTCAATGGTATTTGCTGGAGTATATCCATTATTTACAGATGACTATGAAGATTTAAGAGAGGCATTAGAAAAATTACAATTAAATGATGCTTCATTAACATTTGTACCTGAGACATCAATAGCTCTAGGATTTGGATTTAGATGTGGATTCTTAGGATTACTACATATGGAGATTATAGTTGAAAGACTTAGAAGAGAGTACAATATAGACTTGATTTCTACTACACCATCAGTTGAGTATAGAGTAAATATGGATAAGGGCGAGGTACTTGTAATAGATAACCCTTGTGAATTCCCAGATGGTGGAAGAGGGAGATTATCAGTAGAGGAACCATTTATAAGAGGTAAGGTAATAGTTCCTAAGGACTATGTAGGAAATGTGATGGAACTTTGTCAAGAGAAGAGAGGGATATTTATAGGTATGGACTTTATTGATGAAAATAGATCAATGCTTACCTATGAATTACCACTTGCAGAGATAGTGATAGATTTCTATGATAAATTAAAATCAAGAACTAAAGGATATGCTTCATTTGAATATGAATTAGTAGGATATAAGGAATCAGACTTAGTTAAGGTAGATATACTTGTATCTGGAAAACCTGTGGATGCTTTCTCATTTATAGCTCATAAAGATGGCGCTTACAGTAGAGGAAGAGCTATCTGTGAAAAATTAAAAGAGGTTATCCCAAGACAACAATTTGAAATACCTATACAAGCAGCACTAGGAGCAAAGGTTATAGCAAGAGAGACTATCAAGGCATATAGAAAGAACGTTATAGCTAAATGTTATGGTGGAGATATCACAAGAAAGAAAAAACTTCTTGAAAAACAAAAAGAGGGTAAAAAGAGAATGAAGAGTATAGGAAATGTTGAGATCCCTCAAGAAGCTTTCGTATCAGTATTAAAATTAAATGATTAATTTTAGGGAGAAATTAAAATGAAAAAAATATTGGTGATTAGATACAAAAAAAGTGTAGGGGATA comes from Fusobacterium necrogenes and encodes:
- a CDS encoding NAD(P)H-dependent oxidoreductase, with amino-acid sequence MNSQLKSLILMGFLGLGVIGLYNYINKEEKVEIKIINSNNYSSTLSEKEREKLDGITSASVVPASYVSKYIPHGFTNSNKKKALFVVGDNRDNSILFDMVYTSMKYFEENGIEVEIRDLYKMNFNPILHPDEFYSQKDGVGATPEDVIIEQNFITKADYIIFAYPNWHDSATSIVKGYQERIFGKKFAYDFNSDGHIGLLNGKSIFTIMNCGYLGGGRGFIGDGVGIEDKKWDNYMKAYKVFDDDMANWWGMKNLGRFVNDRYPKPSTQEYLKELNLLRNDLKNYLNQKFFNYEI
- a CDS encoding M48 family metallopeptidase, producing MKNITIRINSDGEVLVSAPIKVPNSYIESLLKEKEKWIREKIALIEERKKLETKFEEGDKFYYLGFPYIIKIEISPQERCEIKDNNFIISLKENSFEKRKKLINQWIYDNFYPYVINRTMEIGKSIGYSPKVIKFRDMKTRWGSCNTLSRSITFNHQLYKKSKDIIDYVILHELSHIPYPHHQKEFWDFVEKYMPSWKEKRKQLRNNI
- the lepA gene encoding translation elongation factor 4, whose amino-acid sequence is MLQKHKRNFSIIAHIDHGKSTIADRLLEYTGAVSKREMKEQLLDSMDLEREKGITIKAQAVTLYYKAKDGIEYELNLIDTPGHVDFIYEVSRSLSACEGALLVVDAAQGVEAQTLANVYLAIENNLEIVPVINKIDLPAADPEKVKVEIEDVIGLPADDAVMCSGKTGIGIEDLLEAIVKRIPAPNYEEDAPLKALIFDSKFDDYRGVITYVKVLDGSIKKGDKIRIWSTEKDFDVLEVGVFSPTMKPQDELSSGSVGYIITGVKTIHDTRVGDTITHTNNPCIFPLEGFKPAQSMVFAGVYPLFTDDYEDLREALEKLQLNDASLTFVPETSIALGFGFRCGFLGLLHMEIIVERLRREYNIDLISTTPSVEYRVNMDKGEVLVIDNPCEFPDGGRGRLSVEEPFIRGKVIVPKDYVGNVMELCQEKRGIFIGMDFIDENRSMLTYELPLAEIVIDFYDKLKSRTKGYASFEYELVGYKESDLVKVDILVSGKPVDAFSFIAHKDGAYSRGRAICEKLKEVIPRQQFEIPIQAALGAKVIARETIKAYRKNVIAKCYGGDITRKKKLLEKQKEGKKRMKSIGNVEIPQEAFVSVLKLND